A part of Pectinatus sottacetonis genomic DNA contains:
- the dnaB gene encoding replicative DNA helicase: protein MNDRVPPQNIEAEQSVLGAMLISRDAIAEAAQVLLDTDFYREAHRITFATMLEIFNRNEPVDLITVTEQLRKSNQLEKVGGITFLTALANSIPTAANISYHAKIVKEKSQLRSLINTATTIAAMGYEDDEDVDTVLDKSEKMILDVATNRTVGDFIPIKTILLDTFSKIEQMHEAKGGITGLSTGFKDLDKLTSGFQASDLILVAARPSMGKTAFTLNIATHAAVRKKESVAFFSLEMSKEQLVQRMLCSEGAIDSQRMRTGGLLDDDWQRLISAADRLSSAPIFIDDTPGITIMELRSKARRLKLEKGLSLIIIDYLQLMQGRNAGKSDNRQQEISEISRSLKALARELNVPVIALSQLSRSVESRQVKKPMLSDLRESGSLEQDADIVMFLYREDYYDPDTENKNITDVIIAKHRNGPVDTIQLYFQKEFTRFGNLAREQAPPPVIE, encoded by the coding sequence TTGAACGACCGAGTTCCCCCGCAAAACATTGAAGCCGAACAATCCGTACTAGGTGCTATGCTTATTTCACGCGATGCTATTGCTGAAGCTGCCCAGGTTTTACTTGATACCGACTTTTATCGTGAAGCCCACCGTATAACTTTTGCAACCATGCTGGAAATATTTAATCGTAATGAGCCAGTGGACCTTATAACCGTCACTGAACAATTACGCAAATCCAATCAATTGGAAAAAGTAGGCGGTATTACTTTTTTAACAGCTTTAGCTAACAGTATTCCAACAGCAGCCAATATTTCTTACCATGCAAAGATTGTCAAAGAAAAATCTCAGCTGCGTTCTTTGATAAACACAGCAACAACTATTGCCGCCATGGGTTACGAAGATGATGAAGATGTTGATACTGTTCTTGATAAATCAGAAAAAATGATACTGGATGTAGCTACTAACCGCACCGTAGGAGATTTCATTCCCATAAAAACAATTTTATTAGATACCTTCAGTAAAATCGAACAAATGCATGAAGCTAAAGGTGGTATAACTGGTCTTTCCACAGGATTCAAAGACCTTGATAAATTAACTTCTGGTTTTCAAGCTTCCGATCTTATACTTGTCGCAGCCAGACCAAGTATGGGAAAAACAGCTTTTACATTGAATATTGCTACCCATGCCGCTGTCAGAAAAAAAGAATCAGTTGCTTTTTTTTCCTTAGAAATGTCCAAAGAACAATTGGTTCAGCGCATGCTTTGTTCGGAAGGTGCCATTGATTCACAGCGCATGCGTACCGGAGGATTACTGGACGATGACTGGCAACGGCTGATCAGTGCTGCCGACCGGTTATCATCAGCTCCCATTTTTATCGATGATACTCCTGGTATAACCATTATGGAACTACGTTCTAAAGCACGCCGTCTGAAATTAGAAAAGGGCTTATCCTTAATAATAATCGACTATTTACAACTTATGCAAGGACGTAATGCCGGCAAAAGTGATAACCGCCAGCAGGAAATCTCCGAAATATCGCGCTCTTTAAAAGCACTGGCCCGTGAATTAAATGTTCCAGTAATCGCATTATCACAGTTAAGCCGCAGTGTTGAATCACGCCAAGTAAAAAAACCTATGCTCAGCGATTTACGTGAATCTGGTTCCCTCGAACAAGATGCTGATATTGTTATGTTTTTATATCGTGAAGACTACTATGATCCAGATACCGAAAATAAAAATATTACTGATGTTATTATTGCCAAACACCGTAATGGTCCGGTTGATACAATTCAGCTATACTTTCAAAAAGAATTTACCCGGTTTGGTAATCTGGCACGGGAACAAGCTCCACCACCGGTAATCGAGTAG
- the ltrA gene encoding group II intron reverse transcriptase/maturase: MQRKQKTNKMDCPCKGMLETDSSKGAQSMTSLGTATKNRVNLLEIILSPANLNEAYLRVKRKKGAAGVDGMKVDEMYGWLKEHKEEFLESLKNGKYKPQPVRRVEIPKLDGGKRKLGIPTVLDRVIQQAIMQVLQPIFEQTFSDNSYGFRPGKSAHLAIKQAEAYYKEGYTKIVDLDLAQYFDTVNHDMLINMLREEIQDERAIALIRKYLKSGVMEGGIISPTMAGTPQGGNLSPLLSNIYLTKFDKLLESRGHKFVRYADDCNIYVKTPRAAKRVMESCINYLEGKLKLKVNRKKSKIGSPLREKFLGFSLHKVVGKIGIRPHQNVIWKFKQKVKEITGRSRGRSIESILLELKNYTIGWLNYFSISDMRSRIQDLNQWIRRRLRMYLWKQWKKISARFKNLNRLGLYKGKAWEYANTRLGYWRIANSPILGKTLTDKYLESLGYMNIAKKYEMFHSR, from the coding sequence ATGCAAAGAAAGCAGAAAACCAATAAAATGGACTGCCCTTGTAAGGGTATGTTGGAAACAGATAGTAGCAAGGGAGCGCAGAGCATGACATCGCTGGGAACTGCAACAAAGAACCGTGTGAACCTGTTAGAAATAATCCTAAGTCCGGCAAATCTCAATGAAGCCTATCTCAGGGTAAAGCGAAAGAAAGGCGCAGCCGGAGTAGATGGCATGAAAGTTGACGAAATGTACGGATGGTTAAAAGAACATAAGGAAGAATTCCTTGAATCGCTAAAGAACGGGAAATATAAACCACAGCCGGTACGGCGGGTAGAAATACCTAAGCTAGACGGAGGGAAAAGAAAGCTTGGCATACCAACAGTACTGGACAGAGTAATACAACAAGCAATAATGCAGGTACTACAGCCAATTTTCGAACAGACATTCTCAGACAACAGTTATGGATTCAGACCGGGAAAGAGTGCGCACCTGGCCATAAAACAGGCGGAAGCCTATTATAAAGAAGGATACACTAAAATAGTGGACCTTGACCTTGCACAGTACTTTGACACGGTAAATCATGACATGCTCATAAACATGCTCCGAGAAGAAATACAGGATGAGCGCGCAATAGCACTCATCCGAAAATATTTAAAGAGCGGAGTAATGGAAGGCGGAATAATAAGCCCGACAATGGCAGGAACGCCGCAGGGAGGAAACCTGTCACCATTACTGTCTAACATCTATCTTACAAAATTTGACAAACTGCTAGAAAGCAGGGGACATAAATTTGTAAGATACGCCGATGACTGTAACATCTATGTAAAAACGCCAAGAGCGGCAAAACGTGTAATGGAGAGCTGTATAAACTATCTTGAAGGAAAACTGAAACTAAAAGTCAACCGGAAGAAAAGTAAAATAGGCAGCCCATTGCGGGAAAAGTTTTTAGGATTTTCTCTGCACAAAGTAGTAGGGAAAATAGGAATCAGGCCACACCAAAATGTAATCTGGAAATTCAAGCAAAAGGTGAAAGAAATAACCGGCCGCAGTCGCGGCCGGTCAATAGAAAGCATCTTGCTTGAATTAAAAAATTATACAATAGGCTGGCTTAATTACTTTTCCATAAGCGATATGCGCAGCAGAATACAAGATTTAAACCAGTGGATTAGGCGTAGATTGAGAATGTATCTGTGGAAACAGTGGAAGAAAATTTCCGCGAGATTTAAAAATCTGAATCGATTAGGATTGTACAAAGGCAAGGCGTGGGAGTATGCCAATACAAGACTGGGGTACTGGCGCATCGCAAACAGTCCAATATTAGGCAAAACACTAACAGATAAATATCTTGAGTCGCTTGGTTATATGAATATAGCCAAGAAATATGAGATGTTTCATTCACGTTAA
- a CDS encoding DeoR/GlpR family DNA-binding transcription regulator: MNDRHARILDLVNEYKKIEVNRLSEMLNVSQVTIRKDLDILAERGLLDREHGYALCRKADDVNNKLAVRYESKMKIAVKAAELVADGETIMIESGSSCTLLAEQIAETKKDVTIITNSAFIAAYIRDKGNVRIILLGGEYQKETQAMVGPLLKKYASEFFVDKLFIGTDGFIPKVGFTSGEMMRMESVHNMAESARQVIILTDSSKFQKQGVVLQFRFSEVDKIITDNKITDDIKKLLEKNHIDVTIAY; this comes from the coding sequence ATGAATGATAGACATGCGAGGATTCTTGATTTAGTAAATGAGTATAAAAAGATTGAAGTCAATCGTTTATCGGAAATGCTCAATGTATCTCAGGTTACTATTCGCAAGGATTTGGATATTTTAGCGGAGCGGGGACTTCTGGACAGGGAACATGGATATGCGTTGTGCCGCAAGGCAGATGATGTAAATAATAAATTGGCAGTACGATATGAGAGCAAAATGAAAATAGCAGTAAAAGCGGCAGAACTGGTTGCAGACGGGGAAACTATAATGATCGAGTCAGGGTCTAGCTGTACACTGCTTGCCGAACAAATAGCTGAAACGAAAAAAGATGTTACAATTATTACTAATTCAGCTTTTATTGCAGCGTATATAAGAGATAAGGGAAATGTAAGAATAATACTGCTTGGCGGAGAGTATCAAAAAGAAACTCAAGCTATGGTAGGGCCTCTGTTAAAAAAGTATGCCAGTGAATTTTTTGTTGATAAGTTGTTTATTGGAACAGATGGATTTATTCCTAAAGTTGGTTTTACCAGTGGTGAAATGATGCGGATGGAATCTGTGCATAATATGGCTGAATCAGCACGTCAGGTCATAATATTAACCGATTCCAGTAAATTTCAAAAACAAGGAGTCGTATTGCAGTTTAGATTTTCAGAAGTGGATAAAATTATTACTGATAATAAGATTACAGATGATATTAAAAAACTCTTAGAAAAAAATCATATTGATGTCACTATTGCTTATTAG
- a CDS encoding PTS sugar transporter subunit IIB: protein MGTIAAVMANAENELELYRAIKSLSKAAELRKLQLKIEIQEEVMTYNKLTKEDIANSKIIIMTGDSPINDIERFKGMTIFRTVTKAIEEDAADILSRAADINNSNIQCLS, encoded by the coding sequence ATGGGTACTATTGCGGCGGTTATGGCAAATGCAGAGAATGAACTGGAATTATACAGAGCAATAAAATCGCTTTCAAAAGCAGCAGAATTAAGAAAGTTGCAGTTGAAGATTGAAATTCAAGAGGAAGTGATGACTTATAATAAATTGACGAAAGAGGATATTGCTAACAGCAAAATCATAATTATGACAGGCGATTCACCGATAAATGATATAGAACGATTCAAGGGAATGACCATTTTCCGTACAGTTACTAAGGCTATCGAGGAGGATGCAGCAGATATATTGAGCAGGGCAGCAGATATAAATAATAGTAATATACAATGCTTAAGTTAA
- a CDS encoding C-GCAxxG-C-C family protein, whose amino-acid sequence MNRLEKATILHHKGYNCAQATACAFADQLAIDEKLLFKILEGYGSGMADTYGTCGALSGATAVVGLLKSTGNLNGPPYSKAVTYPLVKKINNIFRHKNGSTICRELRGITTKNPLRSCDGCIQDAVAILEKVLKLPEN is encoded by the coding sequence ATGAACAGACTCGAAAAAGCTACTATTCTTCACCACAAGGGATATAATTGTGCCCAAGCCACTGCTTGTGCCTTTGCTGATCAGCTTGCCATAGATGAAAAGTTACTATTTAAAATACTGGAAGGCTATGGCTCTGGTATGGCTGATACATACGGGACATGCGGCGCACTTTCTGGTGCCACAGCCGTCGTAGGCTTACTTAAAAGCACCGGAAATTTAAACGGTCCTCCCTATTCAAAAGCAGTTACTTATCCCTTGGTAAAAAAAATCAATAATATTTTTCGCCATAAAAATGGTTCGACTATCTGCCGTGAACTACGCGGCATTACTACAAAAAACCCACTTCGTTCATGTGACGGCTGTATTCAGGATGCCGTAGCTATTCTGGAGAAAGTTCTGAAATTACCGGAAAACTAA
- a CDS encoding GrlR family regulatory protein, which produces MIQIERSLWGVEFLSNVGKLGTGIVTLNDNIISGGGSLYYYIGRYIIDGQKAFATITVTKYAAGESVFGSIAAFNLELKGIFQSNYMSLTGVMIENPQFTVNINLKKLQNLT; this is translated from the coding sequence ATGATACAAATAGAACGATCTTTATGGGGTGTGGAATTTTTATCAAATGTAGGAAAATTGGGAACAGGCATCGTCACACTCAATGATAATATTATTTCTGGCGGTGGTTCATTATACTATTATATCGGCAGATATATAATCGATGGACAAAAAGCTTTTGCAACGATAACTGTAACTAAATATGCTGCTGGTGAATCTGTATTTGGTTCTATAGCTGCTTTTAATTTAGAATTAAAGGGCATTTTCCAATCAAACTATATGTCTTTAACAGGAGTAATGATAGAAAACCCCCAATTTACTGTAAATATTAATTTAAAAAAATTACAAAATTTAACCTGA